The Takifugu rubripes chromosome 16, fTakRub1.2, whole genome shotgun sequence genome contains the following window.
GTTTCTAGCAGGCCTGTTTGGATCACACCCAGGATAAGCTTGGGCGGCGTTTTATGTACTGGTGTTAATACCCgttttgtatgtttttcttcCTGGTGGTACAAGCATCTGTAAATTATTTACAATATAGTTAAAGGGTAGTGGATGTTTAACTTAAAATTTGGGTTCTCTATTCTGGACTTTTGTAATTTGGGGGCAGGGGTGGGGTCAGAGATGTGCACCAAGTGtttgaatgcttttttttttccctccttaaaATCTGTAGATAAAGAACTTATCCAACTGTGCGTGTCTTCTTCTCCCTTAAAAACCACACAGATCGAGTGTTTATCACCTTCGTGGCTTCATTTATACAGCACCCAGATATTAATGGTCCTGAAACTGGTTTTCCCCATTAGTCCCATGTTTTACCAGCTCCGATGGCCAGAGGGATAGAAACACAAATTAGCCACTTTTGTGTGcatattttgacattttatttcttgCTCTTGAAGTACTCCTCAATCACGTCCTTGGCCTGTGACTCCTTGCCATAATCCTGTAAGGCGGAATGGCAAAAATTAGCATCTTTCTCACAATAACTGGAAATGAATTTTAGCAGCAAATGTCATTGTTTCATATGTAGCCGTTCTTAGGGACCCCAGTCACCACAGGGAGGTGGCGGGGCTCGTACCCTGGCCGTCCTATAGCCATTCGTTAAACAGCTGCATGTCATCAACAACAAGCACCTGCACTTGCCTGGCATGAAGATTCCTTTAACATCAGTTTTAGCCCCATGTGTGTTGAAGAATGTTTACCTTGACTACGACGCAGCTGCAGCCCACCACCTTGCGGGGTTTGCCCTCACGGTCGATCTTGCACAGCCCGACCCACTCGCCAAGCTTCTTGTTGTCATCGACCTAAAGATAACAGCTTGTATAAGCCTTATTTCCTTACTTTCAGCATAAATGAAAGGTGCATTTGACAAGTAATAACATAAAATACACGTTaagctattaaaaaaaaaaaaccttcagagCGTAGATTTGAGTAGGGGAAATGTGCATCTCAGACAACATTGGGTAACAGTGGCACTTTCCTCACAATATTCAGTAGAGGGAGCCAGATCATCATCAGTGATGCAGACCAGGTGACACTAAACCAGCCTGGTCTAGTTTATTTACCTTTATCAGGTTGATCTGATGCTCAGCGCAGAGGGCCTCCACCAGCTTGACGTACATGGGCTCGTCACAATTGGCAGCAAGGGCGCACAGATGGGCCTGACGCCTGCAATATATAACCAAACACTTTAAAACACTGATCCAATGAACGttgcatgttaaaaaaaaaaaactagacaTATCTCAGACAAAAATTGGGTAACAATGGCAGACTTCTACATTGAAACTCAGTAGAGGGAGCCAAGACATCATCAGCGATAAACGCATGAATATAGCGTGCAGTAGGTCAAAACATACTTGTCTAGAGCCTTGGCAGCTTCGCGGATACCGCGGGCAAGGCCATCGTGGATGAGGGCAGTCTTCAGCACTTCTGGGAGAGCAGTGTTGACATCCATGACACCTCCAGCAGCAACGCTGTGATCAAAGTGTTAGATGTTCAGACAGGAGCCAAAGAAGCCGAACAATTTAGGGTAACACAACGGAGCTTCCAGCAGGTCAGAACACAGATCTCACTCATTGGAGAGTGAAGGGGTATCCGACAAAAGATTTAAGTCATCATTCAAATGCCGGGAGCTCAcgtttttaaaggttttacaaTTGTTGTCAATTAATCTACAGTAAAAGCTGAAACACCTATGAATTACAGATAGAAGCTTAACAATGCCAGACATCTGCCTTGCACTAAATTCAACAGTTGTAATTACATTTAATGACACATTTTCCAATCGAACCAATGTATTCCAAGTACTTTTGAGAGAATCGTTGAACCACCATAAACATTTGGAAATATTTATGCGCAACCCACTGTCAGTGGTTTGATGCTGTATAATCCTTATGTTACTTCGCATACACAAGTAATCCGTCGTTTTAGACCCCAGCACGAGTTTATAAGCTAACCTTATAAACTCGAACCTTTCAATGATCGATATTAATGGACTGACTGCAGGTACCCGAAACCAGGCGAGCTAGCTAGTAGCCCATGCTACTTAGAATACAGTTTAAGTCGCCCCTTCAAAGAAGACCAACTCGGAATTAAGATTCATCTTATTTACATTATAACATCTACTGCATTTTtgcaagtctttttttttttttttttaaaacaccaaTGCATTATAGCGTCACTCACCCTTCCTCGGCCATTGTTGTTTCAAGATGGATGTTTGACTTAAAAGTTCtgaaataacaacaaacaaTGAAAGAATATGCATTACTGGTCATAAAGATGTTATTGTAGTGATTGTATAAGTTGAGATGCTTGATAAATCTTGTGGAGTGTGTCGCAGATTCGAAAACGTACCAAAGCCTGCGATCGGGCATCGACTAAAGAGGACGTCATCAGGGTGCGACACCGCTTTAATACCACAAAGGCCATCCGCCAGCTTACTTTGGTGCCCAACTTATTGCCTGTAACATTCGCCTTTATCAAAGTACCGTTACTACGAATCGGCCATTGTGTCTTGTTTTagttttttctctttagttaTTTTTACCATTATtcgtaattttttttaaaaaaaacaaactttatttAACTCCAACACGTTAGAACGGAATTACAGAATCTATAAGGTTAAGTGTTCCTAATAATTCTAAAgttgtgttgtttatttttgatttatttatttattgacgttatttttctgttttttaacaaAAAATGAAGAAGGGATTCTTTGAATATCATTCTTTTAATAAAACTTTAAAGCAATGTTGAGCACATTTCTTAACATTACTGTCCCATAGCCGGCCTTTATTCTCACTGGAGTTTGAGAAATTGCTTTAAAGTCTCCATCTCGACGGCATTTTCAAATGCTTTAAAGtcctgaaaaaaagaaaacactacTGTAAATTCAAAATACAATGCAGCATATAAATCACATGCTTTACTTGGACAACAATATGAAAATTGTTATAAAAAATTagcttaattttttttataattaactttattatcATAATGTGGCATGCTACAGCGAGGTATACCAGGAGGGGGGAGTGAGTATAGCATAGAAGTATTCAGGGAAGTGCAACCAGGAGGCACTCAATAAAGTGGTGTCTTCTCGGATTGTCTATTACATCCAAATTCaggagcagcaaaaaaaaataattaaaaaaaattaaattaaaaattaaattaaattaaattttaatttgaaaattaaatttgtTTGACATTGCAAGTACGTAATCATTCAGAATTTACACTCACACAGTGAcgcaattttttttctttctcatgtCAGACCTACCCCACAGTAGTCATTCCCATTGCAGATCTGGGGGGGTAAAGCTTTGCTGTCACCTACAAGTTTTCTCATCAATTCCTTGTCCTCGTTACTTTGACAAATATCCACAAGGTTATAGGGAATGTTACAACCATCAAGGACCATCATGAttctctgctgttgtttttttacctgGAGAAGACAAAATCAGGAAGTCTTTAATCAATGAAGCTAAATTCAGCTCTCTTCTGCATAATCAATATTATTCCACAATCTAAAATGAACCATGCTTTTCAAGGATTAGAAAAGATTAACAAAAGTCTTGATACTTTACCTCTTGGTTGCCTGACACACTTGCATAAAACAGTGTCACTgtcatgtttgcttttttcGACAGCTTTGAGGAAACAGAACTACGAAGAAGAGTGCTGATGCAGGAAATGTGGCCTTATGAATGCTGGTATGTTGTGCTGGGTTGGATTTCTTCAGACAAGACGAGCAGGTTTAGACATGACTTACCTGATGTTTGCATGCCGACCTTTGcgaaatctctctctctcacacacacacacacacacacacacacacacacacacacacacacacacacacacacacacacacacacacacaggtggaggGTGAGTCTCAACAAGGTGGGTGTAGTCTGTTACAAGACAAGAATTAGATGGACAAAAACAAGTATGGTTAGATGTTAAATCTATACATAACTCAGAAGTTAGATATAAAAGTTGTCATGGAACTATTAGCCTAAATTTGAAGGTGCAGCATGTATAATATGGTGCATCTGGCAGCACAATGTTATTGTGAAAGTCCCATCTGTGGGGGAACATGTACAGCCCATGAGTGGAGGATGTATAATGTATTTACCTAAAATGTATCTggatttgaaaaaacaaaaaaatctccaCACCCCATTCTGGTTAGAATTGTACATTTATTGATCATCACTTCTTTTATACGCCAGAAACAGCTCATTTTAATGCAATACAAAGGCAGCACAGTGCTCCCCCAAGTGGTGGGATTTTGCTTTGTGAAATGTACaggagtaaaaataaaagtaagcATTCCCACCTCACAAAAGCAGCACATACAGTTTGATTTTCTAAATCACACTTTAAATTTTAAGGAAAGATGCACTCCAGATCAAATAAGATAGCAGATTGTCTAATTTATTGCCATTTTTAAAACTTACAAGCAGTTTTTTGTTGCCCTCCAATCATTTTACTTCTTCCTGTCCCCTAGCATGTCAGTACAAGCTGATGTCACAGACGGGGGTGGCTAGCCAAAACATTAAACTAGATGCCAGTAAAAAGCTTGCCTTACAGTCTAGTGATATGTTGCTCTGTAAATTCAACAAAATTACACAAGTCGTTTTCTGTGATTACGAGAGAACAAGTGGTTCAAATTCATAACACACTTTTCCAGCCAGATCTTCAGGGACGCTCTCGACAGGATCTTCAGAGTCAACAAGTGTGTGCTTGTCCTGCCTTGGTGCCTTTGCCTGGCTGTTAAGGGCCCTGgaggagtgatgatgatgatgctcatGATTTTTTATGAAAAAGTCAGACCTTTTTTAGCTCCATCTTAGCAAACAGCTATATTCTTTTTACCTTCCGTCGAATGTGGCATTGCTTCTCTCATGTGCATCATCCTTAACTGTTACTTCAGACTTGCTGTTAAACTGAACCATGATGCCTGTAAAGTATAATAGGATTATTTATTGGTCCTTTTGTTAGAAAAATTAATTGTATACATAAAGTATAGGCGATACTCGAAATGCAACTATTATGCCATTGAATGCATATTAGCATACCGAAATgatcatttattattgttttttggcATTTATTATGATAGCTTACCACAAGTATCAATAACAGCCGAGGAGAGTCATGGTGCAGTGTAAACTGAGCCAAACTAGCTCATTGGAAGCTAACATGTATCGTTCATTCAAACATCTTCTGCATATATAACTGTGAAATCCTTGCACTTGCTTGATAAAGCAGTACAACTGGAACGTCTTCATCAGTCAAAACCAAAGATAGGCGCAAGGTAGTGAAACTAAaataagcttttattttcacttAAGTGAAATTTTAAGATAACACAAATATCAGCATCTTACCAGCAACCCTGTTCCTCCTTCTCCAGATGAAGAAACCTAGACCAACTGCAAGTAGCACCAATACAAGTCCAATCACACCTCCGTAGATAGCAGAGGAGGATGACGCTGCTGTAGGGATTCAAACACTATAGTCAGCATGTCAGCATGTGAAGGCTTCAATGATGCTGTAAACACTGCAGAAAAAGACTTTGCCAGGTCAAACCTGATACTGTAATCTGGAGTGATTTTGAGGGCACAGAAGTGAAGGACAGAGATGAGATGTTCACAGTAAAGATGCAGTGGTAGTCTCCTTGGTCCTTGTAGCCTATTGCAGAGAAGTCAAAGGTTGCCACATAGAATAAAGCGTGGCCAAATGCTGTTTTTGGTTCAGTGACGTTCTGGTTGGATTTCCTCAGATAGAAGAGCCCGCCGGTGTATTTGCTGTGAATCGTGCAGGTGACggagaagctgctgccttcagtgACTGATATTTTGTCGGGGTTGTACATCACCATTGCATAAGGAGAGGACAAGGAGAGCCTGGGTATCTCCAGGCTAACTGTAAAATCAGAGACACATTTTGATACAAATTCGCCTTTCGAACTTTCAAtaactatttttattatcaGACACACAAAGCTAAATAGTACTTACCCTTGACTGTCAGGTCGGCAGTGTTCCCCAGAGGATAGTAGATAACTTGAGTGGATACTGTCTTTTGATATTCACAGAAGTACGATCCCTTCTGGCTGAAGTCCACCACAGGGAAAACAAAGGTTGCTGCTTCATTTTCAGAGTATTTTTCCATCTTGAATGAATCCTGGGTCCTTCTCAGAATAAAGGTCCCACCCAGATGTTCTGACACTATGGTGCAGGTGATTTCAACCTTCTCACCCCAGTTCACCTCGGGAGCAGGAGCCAGAGTGATTTGGGGTTTCACCAGGCCTCCTAAATAGAAAATGTTCTTTAATAATTTCAGTTTCCTCAGCCAGCACAGCTTCATCCAAGTTGGGTTTGATTTCCACTCACCTAAACAGATAACCCCAGCATCCTCACCATGCCCACAGTTGTTATCCCCAAAGTTATTGTGTGGACAGTGCGTGAGCGCAGACTCTTGGCCGACACACTCCACATTATCCAGCCATATCGGGCCGGTGCCTCGACCAAAATGGGCGCTGGTGGGAGCAGAAACTGCATGGCCACAGCCGAGCTGTTTGCACACCACATCGGCATTGGGTAAATGCCATTCATCATCACAGACGGTACCCCACAGGCCTTTATATAAGACCTCCACCCGACCAGAGCACTGACTTCCACCTCCAATTAACCGCACCTGCGCTGCaaatggaaacagaaaaaaaaa
Protein-coding sequences here:
- the rps12 gene encoding small ribosomal subunit protein eS12 — its product is MAEEGVAAGGVMDVNTALPEVLKTALIHDGLARGIREAAKALDKRQAHLCALAANCDEPMYVKLVEALCAEHQINLIKVDDNKKLGEWVGLCKIDREGKPRKVVGCSCVVVKDYGKESQAKDVIEEYFKSKK
- the LOC101076518 gene encoding SH3 domain-binding glutamic acid-rich-like protein 3, translated to MTVTLFYASVSGNQEVKKQQQRIMMVLDGCNIPYNLVDICQSNEDKELMRKLVGDSKALPPQICNGNDYCGDFKAFENAVEMETLKQFLKLQ